Below is a genomic region from Bradyrhizobium sp. 1(2017).
ACGATCTGGCTCGCGCCGGCATCGCGCGGCAGATGGATCTGGAGGCGCAATTCGAGGTGCTCTCGCGGGCCATCGACGAGAACAACGAGAAGATCGAGCAGTGCGTGACGTCGCTGCGCGCCGTGCTGTCGGCGCTCCAGGATGCCGAGCAGCGCCGTGCCGACCTGGAGAAGAGCGAGGCCGTCGCAAGCCAGCAGGCCTCGACATCGTCCAAGAAGCAGGGCGGCAGCTCAGCAGCGGCGAAGGCGCTGCGCGCGGGCAGGGCGGTGGCGCGGGCCACCGGCGTGCCGCCGGGCATCCCCTATTCGAGCGACATCGACGAGCTCAGCACGTTGCATCGCGACAAGGAAATTGCAGCGAGGCTGGCCCGGCTGAAGTCGGGCTCCTGAGTGCCGTGTCATGAGCGCTCTGCTCGAACACGTCATGTCGCCGGAGGTCAGGCCGTTCGCGATCGCGGCGGTCATGATCGTCATCGTCGGCTCGATCGAGGTAATCTCGATGCTGGTCGGGGCTTCGCTCAGCGAGATGCTCGGTACCAATATCGATTTCGCCCACCCCAGCGACAATGGCGTGATCAACGCGATCTCCTGGATCAATGTCGGTGGCGTGCCGCTGCTGATCTTCCTGCTGTTGCTGCTGGGCGCCTTCTCCATCACGGGCTTCCTGATCCAGGACATCGCGCGGATGGTGGCCGGTCCTTTGCCGGCGACCGTCGCCTCGGTCGGCGCGTTCGCCGCATCGGTTCCGCTGGTCCGCATTGCCAGCCGTGCCATCGCCCGGGTCATTCCCAAGGACGAGAGCTACGCCGTCGGCCTCGGCGATCTCGTCGGCCGGGTCGGTGAGGTCGTTGTCGGTCCGCTCGACCAGGGGCCGCCCGGCCGCGTCAGCGTCACCGACATCCATGGCAACCGTCACTTCGTCTCGGCGGTCGCAGCACCCTCATCATCGCCGCTGCCGCAGGGAACTCTGGTTCTCCTCGTCGATCGCGATGGCACCCGCTTCGTGGCGGTGAAGGCCGACGATGAACTCAAACCCGCCAAGACCAGTCTAAGCAGCTAGCACGTCCATCATCGGAGAAAGTCATGTTCGACATCGCAGTCCCGGCCCTGATCGGCGTCGCGCTGATCGTCGTCCTGGGGATCGTCTTCACCATTCTCTACAAGCGCGCAACGCGCGACGAGGCGTTCGTGCGCACCGGGCTCGGCGGCAAGAAGGTCGTGCTCGACGGCGGCGCCATGATCCTGCCGATCTTCCACTCCTATGCCAGCGTCAACCTGAAGACGCTGCGGCTCACCGTCGAGCGCAAGGAGCGGGAATCCCTGATCACCAAGGACCGCCTGCGCGTCGACATCGTCGCCGAGTTCTACGTTCGCGTCCGCCCCGACGAGGAGAGCATCGCACTCGCGAGCCAAACGCTCGGCGCGCTGACCAACGATGCCGAGGCACTGCGCAACCAGGTCGAGGCGAAATTCGTCGACGGCCTGCGCTCGGTGGCCGCGACCATGAGCATCCTGGAACTCCAGGAGAAGCGCTCGGACTTCGTCAAGCACGTGCAGTCGACGGTCGAGTCCGACGTGAAATCGAACGGCCTCGAGCTTGAATCGGTGTCGCTGACCAAGCTCGACCAGACCGACGTCAAGTTCTTCAACCCGGAGAATTTCTTCGACGCCGAGGGTCTGACCCAATTGAAGACCGTCACCGAGACCCGGCGGCGCGATCGAAACGCCATCGTCCGCGACAACGAGGTGGCGATCGCGCAAAAGGACCTCGAAGCGCGGCAGCAGACCCTCGGGATCGAGCGGACCAAGAAGGAGGCCGAGCTCTCCCAGGAGCGCGACATCGCCAACAAGACCGCGAGCACCCGCGCCGAGGTCGCGACCGCGACGCAGACCGCGCGTCTGACCGAGGAGAACGCCCGCATCGACACCGACCGTGCCGTTGCCGAGAAGGAGGCGGGCGCCAAGCAGGTCAAGGAAACCGCGGTGATCGAGTCGGATCTGGCGATCAACAAGCGCAAGACCGACGCCCAGCGCGAGATCCAGATCGCGACCCAGGAGAACGAAATCCAGATCGCCGCCAAGAGCAAGGAGACCTCGGAGGCCGTCGCCGAAGCCAAGACTGCCGAAGCGATCGCCGTCTCCGCGGAAGAGAAGGTCGTCACTGCGCGCGCCGTTGAGGTCGCCGATCGCGCCCGTCTCACCCAGGTGCTCGCCGCGCGCACCGAGGCCGAGCGCAAATCGACCGAGTTGATCGTTGCGGCCGAGGCCGAGAAGAAGGCCTCGCTCGATCGCGCCGAGGCCGTAAAGACGCTGGCCACCGCGGAAGCCGAGTCCAACAAGATCAAGGCCGTCGGTGTCCGCAACATCGGCGAGGCCGAGGCGGCCGTCATCACCATGAAGAACGAGGCCCAGAACAAGCTCGGCAGCAACGTCATCGATTTCGAGATCGCGAAGAGGCGGATCGAGACCATGCCGTCGGCGCTGGCCGAGATGGTGAAGCCGATCGCCAACCTCAAGGACGTCCGCATCCTGCACACCGGCGGCGCGTTCGGCGGGAACGGCGCCGGCGGCGGCAATGTCGGCTTCGGCGAAGGGCTTGCCGGCGAGCTTCTGAAGGTCCATGCGCTGCGTCCGATGATCGACGAGATCCTGCGACAGAGCGGCTTTACGCCGGACGACGATCCCGTGAAGGCGCTGGTCGGTGCCGTGACGGGTAAGAGCAACGGCGCCGCCGTGCCGGCCCCCGTATCGGAGAAAACAAACGCCGCCGATCTATGAATGCCCGTTCATTGCTGCGGAGAATTCGAAACGATAGAAGCAGGCCGTGCGCGTCTCGCGTCGCGCACATCTTCCGGAGGGCTGACCGACAGTGTTGAGCTGTCGATCGCGCTTCGGACGAATCTTGCGAGGCAACGCCATCTGTTGCCACGGCGCCTGCGCCGATCGACGCCAGGCGCCGAAGCCTGTTCGATCGGGAGCTTTTCAATGAAGCATTTTTTTTCTGGACTGGTCGCGATCGGACTTGCGATCGCCGCCGCGCCGTCATTTGCGGCTGACGCCCGCAACGTCACCGTCGTCAACGAGACGGGCTACGCCATCAAATTCCTCGGCTTCAACGCGCCGGACGATGGCCTCGACGAGTGGGAGAACGAACTCGAGAAGGTTTTGCAGAACCAGGCGAGCACCTATGTCGAGTTCGACGATGACGACGAGGGGTGCGTCTGGAACATCCGTGTCGACTGGCAGAACTATGACGAGGCCGTGCTCTGGAAGAACGTCAACCTCTGCAAGCTCACCGCGCTGCGGCTGCGCTACGATTCCGGCACCAAGACCACCTCGTTCCTGGCCGAGTAGGTCGGTTTGACACGACCGGAGGAGGGGGCGCGTTTGCCCCTTTCTCAGCCGCCTTGCCGAAGATGACGAATTCGTCCTTTGCAAGCGCAACCGGCTTTGTTATACGCAGCCGCGCGCGAACGACTGGTTCGCCTTTTCCTCGGTAGCTCAGCGGTAGAGCATCCGACTGTTAATCGGATGGTCGCTGGTTCGAATCCAGCCCGGGGAGCCAAATTTCATGGATATTTCAATAGGTTGAAGTCGCATTCTGATGTGGCGCGCGATACCGTTCGCGCATTTTGCGAGCATCGTTGGTCGGCGAATCCCTTTGAATCGCGTTCAAGCAGACGTGTCCGGCGGCGCGGTCACGCCATGAGGACGGCGCCAAATCGACTCAATTCAAATCGAGCTTGGCCGATGCCGGAGTTTCACGGAGCTGATTCCCATGCCAGACATTCAGGTCGACCGTCATATGGCCCCCTCGATTCTGCCGGCTGACATTCCCGAGCTCAGCGACGACGAGTGCCTCGCTTGCCTCGCGCGTGCGGTCGAGGCGCCCGATTCGGCGCGACTGGACGAGGTCGCCGCCTTGATCGGCCGCCTTGCGGTGACGATCGAATAACCAACCCGGCATCCCTGATGCGCTGAGCTGCACGCCGGAGCGGGCTCTTCCCGGCCAACGGCCATGTTGCGTTTTGGCCGGGCATGTACCAAAGATGCCGCCAACTCATCTCGGCTGCATTGGCCGCATTTCAGGGTCCGCAAATGTCCGGTTTCTCGACCGCGCGCCAAAAGATGGTCGATGGCCAGGTGCGCACCAGTGACGTCACTGACCGTCGTATTCTCGATGCCATGCTCACGGTTCCTCGCGAGGCCTTCGTTCCGGCCAGCCGGCAGGCATTGGCTTACCTCGACCTCGACCTCGATGTGAGCGAGGGCGGCACCAAGCGTTACCTGATCAAGCCGCAACTGACCGGCAAGCTGCTCCAGGCCGCCGACATCGGCGAGGGCGACAACGTGCTGGTGGTTGGCTGCGCCACAGGCTATCTCGCCGCGCTGAGCGCCAGGCTTGCACGTCAGGTCACCGCCACCGAATGCGATTCAGCTCTGGCCGCCAAGGCCAAGGATGCCTTTGCCGCGCTTGGACTCGCCAACGTCACCTGCAAGGCCGCGTCCTGCGCCGAAGGCGATGCTTCCGCTGGCCCCTACGACGTGATCGTCCTCAACGGCGCTGCCGAGGTCACGCCGGAGGCATTGCTCGGGCAGCTCAAGGAGGGCGGGCGGCTGGTGGGCGTTTCGGCCGAATCGGAGCCGCCACGGGCCATGATTGTGACACATACCCACGGTGAATTCGGCCATCGGGCGCTGTTCGATGCCGCCGCCCCGGTCCTTCCCGGGTTGGAACGGACCGCTGCCTTCGTATTCTGACACCTAGAGCTATAAAATACCGTTCTGAATCAGAAGTGTGGCCGGGATGCTGCACGTAAAGAGTTTCCACTGAGAACTACCCAGAGGTAGTTCCGTCACACCAATCCGCGTCCTATGTTGCGGCGGGGCAACGACTCCACTCGGTAGACGGTAACCCAGCTCGCGGGCACGAGGTGGGCGTTAGAATGAACGGAATTTCAGGGATGCATGGGGTGAAGCTCTTCACCGGAGCTGCGGTTTCGGTCCTGCTGCTGTCGCTAGCCGGGCCGGTGCCTGCCTTGGCGGACACGATCGAGTCCGCGCTGGTGCGCGCTTATCAGAACAATCCGCAGCTCAACGCGCAACGTGCCCAGGTGCGCTCGACTGACGAGAATGTGCCGCAAGCTTTGTCGGGCTATCGCCCCAGGGTCTCGCTGTCGGCGAGCGGTGGTTATCAGTACTCGGACTTCCAAAGCCAGCGCGGCGGTGCGCCAACCAGCGGGCCCGGCATTCCGCGAAGCGTCGGACTGACTGCTTCCCAGACCTTGTACAATGGCAACCAGACGGCCAACCGGACGCGCGCCGCCGAGAGCCAGGTCTCAGGCGCCCGCGAGGCGCTGCGCAGCCTCGATCAAAGCGTGCTGCTCCAGGCCTCAACGACCTACATGGATTATCTGCGCGATGCCGCCACGCTCGAAGTCCAGCGCAGCAACGTGCGCGTGCTCGAGCAGACGCTGAAGCAGACGCGCGACCGCTTCAATGTCGGTGAAGTGACCCGCACCGACGTTGCGCAATCCGAAGCTCAGCTGGCGGCGGGCAAGACGCAGGCCCTGACCGCGGAAGCGAATCTCACCACGACGCGCGCCAACTTCCGCCGCATCATCGGCAACGATCCGGTGAATCTTGCACCCGGATCGCCTGTCGACCGTTTCCTGCCGGCAACGCTGGCTGCAGCGGTCGAGCTCGGCCTCGTCGAGCATCCCAACGTCACCGCGGCAATGTTCGGCATCGACGTCAATTTCCTGCAGGTCAAGGTTGCCGAGGGTGCCCTGCTGCCTACGGTCTCGTTGCAGGCGTCCGTGACCCAGGCCTATGAACAGTCTTTAATTCAGTACCGCTCGTTTAACGCTGCCGCGGTCGCGCAGATCTCGGTGCCGATCTATCAGGGCGGCGGTGAATATTCGCTGATCCGTCAGTCCAAGGAAAATCTGGCGCAGCAGCGTCTCAACCTCGAAACCACACGCGACCAGACGCGTGCGACAGTGGTGCAGTGGTGGGGCAACTTGCAGGCCGGCAAGGCGCAGGTGCAGTCCGCCCAGGCGCAGGTCGCAGCGTCCGAGATCGCGCTGAACGGTGTGCGCGAAGAAGCCAAGGCGGGCCAGCGCACCACGCTCGACGTCCTCAACGCCCAGCAGGCGCTGGTCAATGCGCGTGTCGCGCTGGTCACCGCGCAGCACGACCGCGTGGTTGCATCCTATAACGTCCTCGCAGCTGTCGGCCGTCTGTCGCCGCAGGTGCTCGGCCTCGCAACGACGGTTTATGATCCCTCCGTGCACTACCAGCAGGTCCGCGACAGCTGGGCCGGCGTACGCACGCCCGACGGACGCTGATCTCCATAAGTATCCGGTCGGCTTTGCAAACAGCTGCGGCCGACCGGTGCTTTGCTTGCAATCATCAAAATCCCTGACATAGCCTTGCCAAGAAGATGCGGGTCGATTCGCCTGTATCGATGCCGTGTGCGTAAAGCTTGAGTGCCGCGGGCAGGGGCGCACCGCCGCACGTTGAGCCGTGATCTGGGGACAAGTCGGGCTACCACGACGAAAATGTCGGGCCGTCGATCCGGAACCGGCCAATCCTGTCGTGCTTGGTGTAAAACAACGCATGCGAGGGCGTTGATGATGTGGAGTCGGAGATGACGCAGCCTGCAAAGGTCACAGAACCCTCGATGGAGGAGATTCTGGCCTCGATCCGGCGCATCATTGCCGACGATGAGGCCAAGCCACCGCCGACAGAGGCCGCAAAACCTGAGAAGGCCGCGGCAGCCGCCGCGCCGCCAAAGCCGCAGGCGATGAACGACATTCCGCCATCCAAGGTCGCTCCGCCGAAACCGGCCGCCGAGCAGCCTGCACCGCCGCCGGCCGCGAAGCCGGCGCCGCCACCACCGGCGCCTGCGGCGGACGCATCCAAC
It encodes:
- a CDS encoding OB-fold-containig protein, with protein sequence MSALLEHVMSPEVRPFAIAAVMIVIVGSIEVISMLVGASLSEMLGTNIDFAHPSDNGVINAISWINVGGVPLLIFLLLLLGAFSITGFLIQDIARMVAGPLPATVASVGAFAASVPLVRIASRAIARVIPKDESYAVGLGDLVGRVGEVVVGPLDQGPPGRVSVTDIHGNRHFVSAVAAPSSSPLPQGTLVLLVDRDGTRFVAVKADDELKPAKTSLSS
- a CDS encoding protein-L-isoaspartate O-methyltransferase family protein encodes the protein MSGFSTARQKMVDGQVRTSDVTDRRILDAMLTVPREAFVPASRQALAYLDLDLDVSEGGTKRYLIKPQLTGKLLQAADIGEGDNVLVVGCATGYLAALSARLARQVTATECDSALAAKAKDAFAALGLANVTCKAASCAEGDASAGPYDVIVLNGAAEVTPEALLGQLKEGGRLVGVSAESEPPRAMIVTHTHGEFGHRALFDAAAPVLPGLERTAAFVF
- a CDS encoding TolC family outer membrane protein, producing MHGVKLFTGAAVSVLLLSLAGPVPALADTIESALVRAYQNNPQLNAQRAQVRSTDENVPQALSGYRPRVSLSASGGYQYSDFQSQRGGAPTSGPGIPRSVGLTASQTLYNGNQTANRTRAAESQVSGAREALRSLDQSVLLQASTTYMDYLRDAATLEVQRSNVRVLEQTLKQTRDRFNVGEVTRTDVAQSEAQLAAGKTQALTAEANLTTTRANFRRIIGNDPVNLAPGSPVDRFLPATLAAAVELGLVEHPNVTAAMFGIDVNFLQVKVAEGALLPTVSLQASVTQAYEQSLIQYRSFNAAAVAQISVPIYQGGGEYSLIRQSKENLAQQRLNLETTRDQTRATVVQWWGNLQAGKAQVQSAQAQVAASEIALNGVREEAKAGQRTTLDVLNAQQALVNARVALVTAQHDRVVASYNVLAAVGRLSPQVLGLATTVYDPSVHYQQVRDSWAGVRTPDGR
- a CDS encoding flotillin family protein, which gives rise to MFDIAVPALIGVALIVVLGIVFTILYKRATRDEAFVRTGLGGKKVVLDGGAMILPIFHSYASVNLKTLRLTVERKERESLITKDRLRVDIVAEFYVRVRPDEESIALASQTLGALTNDAEALRNQVEAKFVDGLRSVAATMSILELQEKRSDFVKHVQSTVESDVKSNGLELESVSLTKLDQTDVKFFNPENFFDAEGLTQLKTVTETRRRDRNAIVRDNEVAIAQKDLEARQQTLGIERTKKEAELSQERDIANKTASTRAEVATATQTARLTEENARIDTDRAVAEKEAGAKQVKETAVIESDLAINKRKTDAQREIQIATQENEIQIAAKSKETSEAVAEAKTAEAIAVSAEEKVVTARAVEVADRARLTQVLAARTEAERKSTELIVAAEAEKKASLDRAEAVKTLATAEAESNKIKAVGVRNIGEAEAAVITMKNEAQNKLGSNVIDFEIAKRRIETMPSALAEMVKPIANLKDVRILHTGGAFGGNGAGGGNVGFGEGLAGELLKVHALRPMIDEILRQSGFTPDDDPVKALVGAVTGKSNGAAVPAPVSEKTNAADL